The nucleotide sequence GATAAAACTGTACTACATCTGAATATGGCCATGTTTTCAAATCAAGTTGACTGACAAGCACATAGTACCATGAAAGTCTTGCTTCCTCAAACTGCTGCAGACCTACTGCCAGGAAGACTTCAAACAAATCCGACTTTATTTTCATGGCCTCTTTGtacttttcttttgcttttgtgtgcTCCCTTTGAACGCATTCATAAGCAGTTTTGAGTTGTTCAGAGCCAGATTCTCCAGANNNNNNNNNNNNNNNNNNNNNNNNNNNNNNNNNNNNNNNNNNNNNNNNNNNNNNNNNNNNNNNNNNNNNNNNNNNNNNNNNNNNNNNNNNNNNNNNNNNNNNNNNNNNNNNNNNNNNNNNNNNNNNNNNNNNNNNNNNNNNNNNNNNNNNNNNNNNNNNNNNNNNNNNNNNNNNNNNNNNNNNNNNNNNNNNNNNNNNNNNNNNNNNNNNNNNNNNNNNNNNNNNNNNNNNNNNNNNNNNNNNNNNNNNNNNNNNNNNNNNNNNNNNNNNNNNNNNNNNNNNNNNNNNNNNNNNNNNNNNNNNNNNNNNNNNNNNNNNNNNNNNNNNNNNNNNNNNNNNNNNNNNNNNNNNNNNNNNNNNNNNNNNNNNNNNNNNNNNNNNNNNNNNNNNNNNNNNNNNNNNNNNNNNNNNNNNNNNNNNNNNNNNNNNNNNNNNNNNNNNNNNNNNNNNNNNNNNNNNNNNNNNNNNNNNNNNNNNNNNNNNNNNNNNNNNNNNNNNNNNNNNNNNNNNNNNNNNNNNNNNNNNNNNNNNNNNNNNNNNNNNNNNNNNNNNNNNNNNNNNNNNNNNNNNNNNNNNNNNNNNNNNNNNNNNNNNNNNNNNNNNNNNNNNNNNNNNNNNNNNNNNNNNNNNNNNNNNNNNNNNNNNNNNNNNNNNNNNNNNNNNNNNNNNNNNNNNNNNNNNNNNNNNNNNNNNNNNNNNNNNNNNNNNNNNNNNNNNNNNNNNNNNNNNNNNNNNNNNNNNNNNNNNNNNNNNNNNNNNNNNNNNNNNNNNNNNNNNNNNNNNNNNNNNNNNNNNNNNNNNNNNNNNNNNNNNNNNNNNNNNNNNNNNNNNNNNNNNNNNNNNNNNNNNNNNNNNNNNNNNNNNNNNNNNNNNNNNNNNNNNNNNNNNNNNNNNNNNNNNNNNNNNNNNNNNNNNNNNNNNNNNNNNNNNNNNNNNNNNNNNNNNNNNNNNNNNNNNNNNNNNNNNNNNNNNNNNNNNNNNNNNNNNNNNNNNNNNCTTTGAACGCATTCATAAGCAGTTTTGAGTTGTTCAGAGCCAGATTCTCCAGAAACACCTCGTAGGAGGCTCAACCTTTTTCGTGCCCCTGACAAGTGCACATTTCCCAACTTTAACAATGATCGTGCTGCCACTTCTTGGAATTGCTGAGCTGCTTTGTCAAAAGGCCCTTGAGCTGCATCAGACGTTACAACCTCCTCCATAGCTTCTGAATTGAGTTTCATCCCAAGTTCTTGAAGATTCAAGCATGTATCAGAAACAACGCCGGCCTGGATCTTAAAGAGCCGAGCAAATTCGATCATCCAATCCTCAACTTTACACCCACCTTTTCCATTTACCTTGGTCTTAAAAGAATCAGCGGATATTTTGAGCTTCTTCATCTCAACTAATCTTCCAAAAAAGGGATCCTGCTCAGGACTAACTTCCACTACATAAAATCTCATAGTGTTCAGTGACCTTGCTGACACCTCACTCATTCTTAGCTCTTCATCTGTTGTGATTGTCACTAAATCTCCTTCTTGGTCCTTGTACTTAATATGAACTGCCCTTAAGCCAGGGAAACGCTCATGAACAACTTCCCTAAGTTGAAGAAGTGTGCAGTTTATAGGCACTTTAGCCAATCTTATGTCATCAGAGTATACGAATTTCACAGCCATGTTTACATTTTCACCACTTATCTCCAAAAGTTTCTCCTCAATTATTACTTTTTCCTGTTCCTTGCTCGTATCACTTCTCTTCTCCGACTGCTGTTTcccttttactttctttttattctgcTTATCGATAATCTTTTCTTTGCCCTTATCAGCTGCAAGATTGTTGTTATTCTTCTGCTTTGTCTCTACGTTATCACCCTCGCTCTTCTCTTGCACTTGATTGCTCTTTTTAGGTTTCTTCACTCGTGCCTTGCGAAGTTTAGCCCACAGTGCAGGGGAAGCCTCAACAGGTTCAACATAATCTGGAGGCAACTCTATCACGGAATCTTTGACTGTTAACCCTTTGCCCTCTAAAGTTCTCTTAAGCTTGTCAGAAATTTCAGATGCCATAGGATTCTTCGGATCCAGCTTCGAAACCATACAAACATCTTTCAACGCCAAATCCAACTTATTCAAGGCCTCATAACATCTAGCCCTCTTCAACAGTGCTTTGCTATAATCAGGAGTAACACTAAGTGCTAAATCACATTCATGAATGGCTTTGGCAAACTCGCCCGGTTCCAATTGCATATAACAAGAAGCCATATTAGCCCGAACATGAGAAACCTCTACATGGTCCTTAGGAAGTATCTTGATTGCTTCACCATATTTAAACATTGCACCATAATAATCTCTCTTCTGAAACAGCTTGTTCCCTGCTTCCTTCAACCCTTGTgctttcaaaacaaaatcaaaagtttcaacctttgAACCATCATCCACTAACTGACTATGGCTAGTCTCAGCAGCATCTGTAGATTTCTCCTCAATCTGCTTCTCCATGGATTTCAAAAGACAAGCAAAAGTATCAACCTTTGAATCATTATCATCCACTGATTGACTTTGGCTAGTTCCAGCAGCATCTGCAGTTTTCTCCTCATTCTGCTTCTCCATGGCTTTCGAAACACAATCAAAAGTTCCAACCTTTGAATCGTCATCCACTGATTGACTTTGGCTAGTTTCAGCAGCATCTGCAGTTTTCTCCTCATTCTGATTCTCCATGGCTTTCGAAACACAatcaaaagtttcaacctttaaaTCATCATCGACCGACTGACTTTGGCTAGTTTCAGCAACATCTGTAGATAGCTCCTCATTCTGCTTCTCCGtagattgcaagacaaaatcaGAAGTATCAGCctttgaatcatcatcatccactgaTTGACTTTGGCTAGTTTCAGCAGCATCTGTACATTTCTCCTCATCCTGCTTCTCCTTGGCTTTCGAAATACAATCAAAAGTATCAATCtttgaatcatcatcaaccacTAATTGACTTTGGCTAGTTTCAGCAGCATTTGTAGAACTCTCCTCATTCTGCTTCTCCATGGCTTTCAAAACAGAATCAGAAGTTTCAACCTTTGAATCATCATCCACTGGTTGACTTTGGCTAGTTTCAGCAGCGTTTGTAGAACTCTCCTTATTCGGCTTCTCCATGGCTTTCGAAATACAATCAAAAGTATCAGCCTTCGAATCATCATCTACTGATTGACTTTGGCTAGTTTCTGCAGTTTCAGCAGCATCTGCAGTTTTCTCCTCATTCTGCTTATCCATGGCTTTCGAAAcacaatcaaaaacttcaacctttgaatcatcatcatccactgaTTGACTTTGGCTAGTTTCAGCAACATCTATAGATTTCTCCTCATCCTGCTTATCCATGGCTTTCAAAACAGAATCAAAAGTTCCAACctttgaatcatcatcatccagtAATTGACTTTGGCTAGTTTCAGCAGCATCTGCAGATTTCTCGTCATTATGCTTCTCCATGGCTTTCAAAGCACAatcaaaagtttcaacctttgaatcatcatcatccactaATTGACTTTGGCTTGTTTCATCAGCATCTACAGATTTCTCCCCATTCTGCTTCTCCATTTCAAATCCCCCAGAAGCAAAACAACGAgagaaagattccaaatttttCACCAAGGATTTGCTACTACATGAGAAGACGATTCTATGCCGGGGGCTTCTAAGAGAAACTAACCAAAGGTCTGGTAATAAAACAGTGCACACGATATTAGagtatataatttacaaaagcCCTAAGGGATTACAAGATGGACAGAACACGAAACCTGTGTCTACCTCTTATGAATCGAGATCCCTAAACGGCAATTTCCCCTGGAGCTGTGTGTGGGAAGATTAAACGGGTTCTCTCGGGAAAcagatttgaaaattttctggaaaaaaaaagatgaaggaaggatgaagaagacgatgttaaaaaagaaaaaaaaaaaaaaaaaatgaaagaggaagaagaagattggaccATGTGGCTCAGCACATCTGTAACGAGATAGCTTTGTCGTAAAGCCACGACGACTCGTTTCAGCCTAATACAACCCCCATTGCCATTTCattaaaatgtaataaattCGGAAAGgtatgacgaagaagaagataaatcgAATCAAATCCCACTTTTTTGACACGTGTCGAATCTTTACACTTTACAACGAATTAAATACTTGGGGAATGTAtattaattctgtttttgtttatgatgaCTTAATTATTACTATTGTTTATGTGTACGTTAATGTTGTTGTATGAATTATGATGATGTTAGAAAACGCTTTAAACCAAGAATTCATGTGTTCTATTTACTGTGATGgtctttattttaaatttttttttctaatggttaGTGATTGCCGAAGAGACCATCttgttacaaatttatttgaaataaaatgtgTAATATAATATCCAACACTTccatatgtgtttttttaagaTTAGCTTAGGTTCTTGATCGGACTCGTATGTTTTGAGAATATCAAGAATTTGTATTCAATTTATACTTTTCATATACTGCCTCTGTCTCACCAAGATtgaagttttaaacttttacacagtttaagaaaacaatgattactgaatttaaatatatatttttctttgattaaaggaatattatttaattttaaaccaataacaattcaagaTCTTAAAtgttttcaatgattacttcttgaaatctacaaaacatcaatctttgtggaacaaaaaaaatatcctaaaacatcaatctttgtgagacagagggagtattgttttttttttgacatcatacTTTTTCATTGCTTGAAGTAGtcactttaatatttttttgcaacATAATCTTATACTAGATGAAAGCATGGTCCAACCATGCAAGTTGGtgaataaattaacaaaaaaaaaaaaaagtcatgggAAACGGGGTTCCAATCCCAAAACTAGAGAGATTCAAATCGATCGATTTGCTGGAGTCTAAGTGAGTTTATTCGAATGAaaatgacgatgatgatgaaaacTAAGATGGGAAACGCAAAGCTCATAAAAACAACTTAGTTCTAACAGTGTAGTTTTAATTTAGATTACAACGTTGGTAGACACACGTTTAAGGATCTTGATTCACCACTATATATGGGTAGGCAAGTTGTGTTTCAATTGTCATTTGCAAGTTGGTGGTGATCTCCACatataaattgatttgttgtcacatatatatatcaccAATATTTTTACCGTCACACTATGGCCTATGTGCTATATAGCAAAAAAAGTAATGTGCTACCACTAATTCGTCACAGTTTTGCATATAAACTCCGACGCCATTGCAAATTTGGCCGCGAATTTGTCAAAAACACACAAGACATCAAAATTACTTGTTTAATGAGGTAGGCTCAATCTCAGCTCGTTCCCTATCTATTCTCAACTCACTTCCACTtgcaagaaaatattcaaatttagtTATAATCTTTATCAAAATTTGGCTTTACCATCGATTCTCAGTATCTTATCTCGTGTAAAGGAGAATGTGGAACAAAATTTGCATCATCCAGCCTCAATAATGGAAAAACACATTCAAAAGAACTCATATATTATGATAACGAAGAAATAGAAACTTCATAAACTATAGTCGCACATACCCAAAAAAGTCTAGTTtgactacaagaaaacatgcttaGTAAAAGCTAATATAGATTCAGCTAATTTGCTTTGTCGTAAAGCCACGACGACTCGTTTCAGCCTATACAACCCCATTTTAGTATAAAATCATGAGTATTTACATAACAGTATTTGTatcttattaaatttaataaattggGAAAGgtatgacgaagaagaaggagtatCGAATCACATCACACTTTGTGTACACGTGTCGAATCATTTTTTACAGCGAATCTTTTATtaattgtgttgttgttgtatgaaTTATGATGTTGTATCTCACGTCGACACGTGTATTTGGATAGAGTCCAATGTTAGACATTTTTTACCTTAGCTGTTAATCTGATGGGCTAATGTTGGGCCTCACTTTTCTTTCTGAACAAACGTTGTAGGCTTGGTTCCCTTTTGTGGTTTAAAATAAAAGCGAAAcacttatgagaaaaaaaaaaagttgtatgaattatgatgatgaattgatgttAGAAAACGCTTCAAACCAAGAATTTATgtgttctatttttttcttttcttttttactactTTTCATGTGTTCTATTTAATATGTTGGATTGATagtctttatttatatttttctaatggTTAGTGATTGTTGAAGAGTTACAAATTTAATTGAACTAAAATGTGTAATAATATCCAACacttctatatattttttttaagattagcTTTGTTgagaatatattgttttttctagaaaaaacataaaagtatagctctaaaaaaaagtttgcagACAGAAACCCTTGTGTCTAGTGTCTATGTAGGCCTCGCTACGACAGataatcatactttttttttaattgttaaaatgaaaataaattttgatcGTGTGAAGTTTTTATtgaaaatacttattttttaatttaaaaaatgagtacttcaaacaatcaaaaataaaaaagtgagtAATTCAAACAATGAAAATAAGTACacataatcatattttttttcattgtttctaGTACTCATTTTGTTTGAAGTACTCATTTAATACTTCATTTTCAATCAGTACTTCAAACAATTCGTCACAATTTTGCATATAAAATCCGAGGCCATTACAAATTTGGCCacaaatttatcaaaaacacAGAAGACATGCATCATACTTAACTGGCCacaaatttatcaaaaacacacacaaaatttgCATCATCCTCAATAATGGAAAAATCTTATGATagaaaacttaataaaatatagtCTCAGTACCCAAAAAGTCGAGTTtgactacaagaaaacatgcttaGTAAAAAGCTAATAGATTCAGCTAATTTGCTTTAGATAGTAAGAAGATCATCCATAATTCCTAAACTCCTAATTACACCAATTGCATAAGGAAAAAttccaaagaaaaaattaaggaaGAATTCGAGCATGTACACTTGCGACACTAAAATCAAGTCCTAATTATCTACACAAAAATAGTTCATCAATACACTGCGCccaaagaaaaccctaaaaaaaaatatttccttcgcacgcaagaaaataaaaggaaaattgaaGAAAACCTAGCTCCTTGTCAAATCTTGATCTTTATGCAATTCGAAGAAACGGCTGAGACGTGGACGGAACTCAGGACGGCGAATGTCATGAAAAGACGGCGGTTTAACAAGATTCGCCGCTAAACATCTCCTAAATCTCTCCGCCTCAACACTACCAATCTTGGCAAGCGAATTAATCAACGCCAGCTTCCTCAGATTCAACCCAACACTAACCCTCACCGTATCATCACCGCGGTTCGAAGAAGCTAGGGTTTTGGATCTCTCGTGTTCTAACCGGCGGTGAAAAGCGCACCGGAACGAACCAGGGTGCGTCGTAGGAGAGCACAAACACTTTCTCTTCTGATGATGGTTGTTAGAAGAAAGAGCGACGACGGAGGAGGAGGGTTTGTTGGGGATGTtaccggaagaagaagaaaactttaaaCGGAGGTTGAGATTGTTGCAAGGAGAAGGAGATCGTTGACGATGATTGTGAAATCTctgggaagaagagagaggacgaAGAACTGATCGGCTTGATCTTCCAGTAGCCGCCATTATTACTGTGTGCAGTAAGAGATCGATGAGAGAGCGAGAGCGAGAGAAGcgttttggatttggtttgtttttggaGTTAAATGTAAGGAATTAATGTATTGGACGAAGAAGAGGATTAAGGATAGAGAGAGTCCCGTATGATTCGCATCATATCTATTTATGGGGTCGGTCTATCTAATCCTATATACGTAGAGATCTCTGGCGGTTGCAAAATCGTGACCAGGGTCAATACTGTCATTTAATGTCTcctttattattagtattaactTTTTTTCCTAACTAGAATTAAAACCAGAGTcaataaataatatactttAATGTACcttttacatttacatttacatttacaGTTACCTTTTAATAAGTTTGAATATTCATTCATGCATGGTGGAATCTTTTAATTAATGTGTGTATATAGACAGATGTTtaagttattatttataataaatgtatatatatatatatatttaattcataattataattatgataaatGTGTTTATATACTGCAGAATTGGCTATCAGTTTCGAAAATGTAATCAACctgtaaaatttatgttttttaactAACCCAAGAAAAAATTATGTTCTGAATATTTTggtagatgttttttttttaatagcataTTCTTTATCtccaatatatttttagataaacTAAACTTTTATTTATCTCTAATCGTTTAGATAAATATGATTCATAAGCTTACAAAGCCATACCACAAGAAAAAGCTAATATTATCCACAATTACATTCGATTTCGTTATTCGCTAATATTATCCACAGTTATTTCTGATACTGTAATCTGCTAGTATCTGATACAAGATCCTCCTATACGATGTTACTTCATTGATTGATGATGTTAACGATTCACCATTTTATCGTTAAATATATACTATGATAGTGACAACTGATGGAACCGGGACACAATTtaaccaaaactaaaccaaaccgaacttaAACCGAAATGCCTTCTCAGTAGTCACTAgtcagtatatatatttaccgaAGCTAAAAAATAACCCACAGAGAAGGTGTCAGAGACAGATGCACAAGCTTGAAGCTTTACCATTAACAACAATTTGGGTTTCAATTCATTTGCAACTATGCAACAACTAGGATAAGGCAGTGAACAAAATTACCACTGCTCTTTTCGTTTTTGCCAAAATTTACCATTCCTTTTACCTATACAATAATAAAAGTCtacatgtctttttcttttctcaaaaaagaaagaaagaaaaacaaaacctatgAGTCTTCCTTAGTGAACGTCTGAGGCTCACTGCTAGCAAATGCCAACCATAAAACAGTCCCCGTTACATAGAAGAATATTGATGGCACGAATAGAGACATCTACGCAATAATCAGAAACGCTGAGTTACTAAGTAATCAAGATTACTGAACGTCAATCAAGGTAAGGTTAGCCGCAACTTACAGTCCAAGAATGGGTCGAGTCCAGGAGAAAACCAGTTAAGGCCACTCCTACAATTCCAGGTACTGCCCCCACTGTGTTGGTAAGAccctaaaataattataatagaaaaaaagatcACTCACTGGCATCAAGCAAGGCTCATATGGTTTATTTATGAGAACTATTATACCAGAAGTATGCTTGCATATTCGGGTGAGATATCCTGATGAGTACAATAAAGtcctgtaaaaaaaaaccatggtgCTTGTCATTCCGGTACAATAAACTCTTATACGTGCATCTTCTTTACATAATGTTACTTGAAGATTCTTGACGAGGATAGAAAAATAGATATCTCCAGTTACCTGATAAAGCAAAACT is from Camelina sativa cultivar DH55 chromosome 20, Cs, whole genome shotgun sequence and encodes:
- the LOC104770416 gene encoding uncharacterized protein LOC104770416 isoform X1, whose product is MEKQNGEKSVDADETSQSQLVDDDDSKVETFDCALKAMEKHNDEKSADAAETSQSQLLDDDDSKVGTFDSVLKAMDKQDEEKSIDVAETSQSQSVDDDDSKVEVFDCVSKAMDKQNEEKTADAAETAETSQSQSVDDDSKADTFDCISKAMEKPNKESSTNAAETSQSQPVDDDSKVETSDSVLKAMEKQNEESSTNAAETSQSQLVVDDDSKIDTFDCISKAKEKQDEEKCTDAAETSQSQSVDDDDSKADTSDFVLQSTEKQNEELSTDVAETSQSQSVDDDLKVETFDCVSKAMENQNEEKTADAAETSQSQSVDDDSKVGTFDCVSKAMEKQNEEKTADAAGTSQSQSVDDNDSKVDTFACLLKSMEKQIEEKSTDAAETSHSQLVDDGSKVETFDFVLKAQGLKEAGNKLFQKRDYYGAMFKYGEAIKILPKDHVEVSHVRANMASCYMQLEPGEFAKAIHECDLALSVTPDYSKALLKRARCYEALNKLDLALKDVCMVSKLDPKNPMASEISDKLKRTLEGKGLTVKDSVIELPPDYVEPVEASPALWAKLRKARVKKPKKSNQVQEKSEGDNVETKQKNNNNLAADKGKEKIIDKQNKKKVKGKQQSEKRSDTSKEQEKVIIEEKLLEISGENVNMAVKFVYSDDIRLAKVPINCTLLQLREVVHERFPGLRAVHIKYKDQEGDLVTITTDEELRMSEVSARSLNTMRFYVVEVSPEQDPFFGRLVEMKKLKISADSFKTKVNGKGGCKVEDWMIEFARLFKIQAGVVSDTCLNLQELGMKLNSEAMEEVVTSDAAQGPFDKAAQQFQEVAARSLLKLGNVHLSGARKRLSLLRGVSGESGSEQLKTAYECVQREHTKAKEKYKEAMKIKSDLFEVFLAVGLQQFEEARLSWYYVLVSQLDLKTWPYSDVVQFYQCAESNIKISMEVLKNLETKPGSSTQDNPENEAGRLKLKSMVDVLLCTILYERSIMEYKLDQPIWRESLEAAMEKFELAGTCRDDVVAIISEDYVAGNTLRDLRFHLEEILHIFNEIDEAEQWRNGISSDQLEDILNRRTANIFHMSNTGIQRG
- the LOC104770416 gene encoding uncharacterized protein LOC104770416 isoform X2, whose product is MEKQNGEKSVDADETSQSQLVDDDDSKVETFDCALKAMEKHNDEKSADAAETSQSQLLDDDDSKVGTFDSVLKAMDKQDEEKSIDVAETSQSQSVDDDDSKVEVFDCVSKAMDKQNEEKTADAAETAETSQSQSVDDDSKADTFDCISKAMEKPNKESSTNAAETSQSQPVDDDSKVETSDSVLKAMEKQNEESSTNAAETSQSQLVVDDDSKIDTFDCISKAKEKQDEEKCTDAAETSQSQSVDDDDSKADTSDFVLQSTEKQNEELSTDVAETSQSQSVDDDLKVETFDCVSKAMENQNEEKTADAAETSQSQSVDDDSKVGTFDCVSKAMEKQNEEKTADAAGTSQSQSVDDNDSKVDTFACLLKSMEKQIEEKSTDAAETSHSQLVDDGSKVETFDFVLKAQGLKEAGNKLFQKRDYYGAMFKYGEAIKILPKDHVEVSHVRANMASCYMQLEPGEFAKAIHECDLALSVTPDYSKALLKRARCYEALNKLDLALKDVCMVSKLDPKNPMASEISDKLKRTLEGKGLTVKDSVIELPPDYVEPVEASPALWAKLRKARVKKPKKSNQVQEKSEGDNVETKQKNNNNLAADKGKEKIIDKQNKKKVKGKQQSEKRSDTSKEQEKVIIEEKLLEISGENVNMAVKFVYSDDIRLAKVPINCTLLQLREVVHERFPGLRAVHIKYKDQEGDLVTITTDEELRMSEVSARSLNTMRFYVVEVSPEQDPFFGRLVEMKKLKISADSFKTKVNGKGGCKVEDWMIEFARLFKIQAGVVSDTCLNLQELGMKLNSEAMEEVVTSDAAQGPFDKAAQQFQEVAARSLLKLGNVHLSGARKRLSLLRGVSGESGSEQLKTAYECVQREHTKAKEKYKEAMKIKSDLFEVFLAVGLQQFEEARLSWYYVLVSQLDLKTWPYSDVVQFYQCAESNIKISMEVLKNLETKPGSSTQDNPENEAGRLKLKSMVDVLLCTILYERSIMEYKLDQPIWRESLEAAMEKFELAGTCRDDVVAIISEDYVAGNTLRDLRFHLEEILHIFNEIDEAEQWRNGISSDQLEDILNRRTANIFHMSNTGIQRG
- the LOC104770417 gene encoding uncharacterized protein LOC104770417 translates to MAATGRSSRSVLRPLSSSQRFHNHRQRSPSPCNNLNLRLKFSSSSGNIPNKPSSSVVALSSNNHHQKRKCLCSPTTHPGSFRCAFHRRLEHERSKTLASSNRGDDTVRVSVGLNLRKLALINSLAKIGSVEAERFRRCLAANLVKPPSFHDIRRPEFRPRLSRFFELHKDQDLTRS